A window of the Salmo trutta chromosome 25, fSalTru1.1, whole genome shotgun sequence genome harbors these coding sequences:
- the LOC115161846 gene encoding probable N-acetyltransferase camello, with amino-acid sequence MAGITIRRFEEDDKEAVKEIFTMGMSEHVPSSFMHLLKQPLTQMILMVTFCALLASSKSFLLPVVGVTLLLAGAKQLVGYLFNSYIDTSLRKDLDHIQETYLENKDSCFWVAESDGRAVGSVACLPAEREPGCMELKRLSVRRTHRRMGIAKALSRTVADFSRERGFPAVVLYTSVVQTDAQRLYENVGYTRIREFVIPEPIAKITNFTLIEYRLDLLQGGK; translated from the coding sequence ATGGCTGGCATCACTATCCGGAGATTTGAGGAAGACGACAAGGAGGCCGTGAAGGAGATCTTCACCATGGGGATGAGCGAGCACGTCCCCTCCTCCTTCATGCACCTCCTCAAACAGCCCCTGACCCAGATGATCCTGATGGTTACGTTCTGCGCCCTGCTGGCCAGCTCCAAGTCCTTCCTGCTGCCTGTAGTAGGGGTCACTCTCCTCTTGGCCGGGGCCAAGCAGCTGGTGGGCTACCTCTTCAACAGCTACATCGACACCTCCCTGAGGAAGGACCTCGACCACATCCAGGAGACCTACCTGGAGAACAAGGACTCGTGTTTCTGGGTGGCTGAGAGCGACGGCCGGGCGGTGGGTTCGGTGGCCTGCCTGCCCGCGGAGAGGGAACCAGGCTGCATGGAGCTGAAGAGGTTGTCTGTACGCCGGACACACCGGAGGATGGGTATCGCCAAGGCCCTCAGCAGGACAGTGGCAGACTTCAGCAGGGAGAGAGGCTTCCCTGCGGTCGTCCTCTACACGTCTGTAGTGCAGACTGATGCACAGAGACTGTATGAGAACGTAGGCTACACACGGATCAGAGAGTTCGTCATCCCTGAGCCCATCGCCAAAATCACCAACTTTACCCTGATAGAGTACagactggacttactgcagggggggaagtag